A stretch of DNA from Microbacterium croceum:
CTTCGGACAGAAGAGCTCCGAGTGGGGCTTCGACAACCCGGAGCTGTTCCAGAAGCTGGCCGAGGCGCGCGGCGTCTCGAACCTCGAGGAGCAGACCGCGCTGTACGAGGACATCAACGAGATGGTCGCCCAGTTCATCCCCGGAATCCCGCTCGCACACCCGGCACCGACGCTGGCGTTCGATCCGCGTGTCAAGAGCTACCCCGCCAGCCCGGTGAACGACGAGGTCTTCACGGACATCGTCCTCACCAAGTAGGTCTGACCGATTGACATGTCGGCCCCGGTCCCGCGCACGGCGGGACCGGGGCACGGCGTACCTTCTGATCAACGGAGATCTTCTTGCTGCGCACCATCGGCAGGCGACTGCTATTCCTCATCCCCACCCTGTTCGGGCTCAGCATCCTGCTGTTCGCCTGGGTCAGGGCCCTCCCCGGTGGCCCCGCGGTCGCCCTTCTCGGTGAGAAGGCGACTCCCGAGGCCGTCGCGAGAGTCAACGAGCTCTATGGCTTCAACAAGCCGCTCATCGAGCAGTACTTCATCTGGGTCGGACGTCTCCTGCAGGGGGACTTCGGCACCTCGATCCAGACCAACCGACCTGTCGTGGACGAGTTCCTGCGACGGTTCCCCGCGACTCTCGAGCTGAGCGTGATGGCGCTGATCTTCGCGATCGGCGTCGGCATCCCGCTCGGCTACTGGGCCGCACGCCGTCACGGCAAGTTCAGCGACCACGCCTCGGTCGTGCTGAGCCTGGTCGGCATCACCATCCCGGTGTTCTTCCTGGCGTTCATCCTCAAGTACATCTTCGCGGTGCAACTGGGATGGCTGCCGTCGGACGGACGACAGAATCCGCGGATAGACGCCACGCATCCCACCGGGTTCTACGTGTGGGACGGCATCATCACCGGGGAGTTCGACGCGGCGTGGGACGCGATCCTGCATCTCGTGCTGCCGGCACTGGCGCTCGGCACCATCCCGCTCGCCATCATCGTCCGTATCACCAGGGCCAGCGTGCTCGAGGTGCAGAATGCGGACTATGTGCGCACGGGCCGTGCCAAGGGCGTCGGATCCTCGACGCTGCGCAACCGCTTCATCCTGCGCAACGCCATGCTCCCGGTGATCACCACCATCGGGCTGCAGACCGGGCTCCTCATCTCGGGGGCGGTGCTCACCGAGACGGTGTTCGCGTTCCCGGGGATCGGCTCGTTCCTCGCACGGGCGATCTTCACCCGCGACTTCCCGGTGCTGCAGGGCTTCATCATCTTCATCGCGATCGCCTACGCCCTGATCAACCTCGCCGTCGACGTGTCGTACAGCTTCATCGATCCGAGAGTGAGGGTCCAATGATGACTCGCACCATTGCTCCACAGGAGGTCGCGTCATGAGCGTCGCCCTTCCTCCCGCCCAGGGCGGCGGTCTCATCGACACCGTCGCCATCGCCCAAGCCGATCTGAAGGACGGCCCCGGCGGCTTCTGGCGCGACGTGTTCCGCAGACTGCGTCGCAACCCGACCGCCTGGATCGGCGCCGGCATCGTGCTGCTGTTCGTGCTGGTCGCGGCGCTCGCACCCCTGATCGCGCCCTATCCGGAGACCGCGCTCCCCGGGGCGAAGTTCATCACCCCGACGCACATCCCCGGACCGGGTGAGCTGCCGGAGTTCCCGCTCGGACTCGACCGCTTCGGCGGCGATGTGCTGTCGAAGCTCATCTGGGGCGCGCAGGCATCGCTGCTCATCGGCGTGATCTCGACCGCCATGGGTCTGGTGGGCGGCATGATCCTCGGCCTCCTCGCCGGAACCTTCGGGGGATGGGTCGACACGCTCATCATGCGCATCGTCGACATCATCCTGTCGGTGCCGAACCTGCTGCTCGCGGTGTCGATCGCCGCGATCCTCGGGCAGACCCCGTACGCCGTCATGATCGCGATCGGGGCCTCCCAGGTGCCGATCTTCGCCCGCCTGCTGCGGGCATCGATGCTGCAGCAGCGCTCCAGCGACTACGTGCTGTCGGCTCAGACCCTCGGTCTCGGTCGCGGGTCGATCACCATGTCGCACGTGCTGCCGAACGCCATCGGTCCGGTGATCGTGCAGGGGACCCTGACGCTCGCGACCGCCGTGATCGATGCCGCCGCGCTGTCGTTCCTCGGTCTCGGTGGAGGACGGCCGGAGACGGCGGAGTGGGGGCGGATGCTCACTTACGCCCAGGCGGAACTGGCGATCGCGCCGTGGTTGGCGTTCCTCCCCGGTATCTGCATCGCGGTCACTGCGCTGGGCTTCACGCTGTTCGGTGAAGCGCTGCGCGAGGCCATGGACCCGAGAACGAGGGCACGATGAACGCCAAGAACGAGAATCACACATCCGGCGCACCGCTGCTGTCGGTGCAGGGACTGGCGGTCGACTTCGCCACCATGGACGGCGTCGTGCACGCAGTCGAGGGGGTGGACCTCGACATCACCGCGGGGGAGACCGTCGCGATCGTCGGCGAGTCCGGCTCGGGCAAGTCGACCACCGCGATGGCGATCATCGGGCTGCTGTCCGGCGGCGGTCGCATCGCCTCCGGCAGCATCCGGCTCGACGGACACGAGATCACGCACGCCTCGGAGCACGAGCTGCGGGCGATCCGCGGACGCGACATCGGGCTGGTGCCGCAGGATCCGATGTCGAACCTGAACCCGGTGGCCAAGATCGGCACCCAGGTCGCCGAGACCCTGCTCGCCCACGGTCTCGCGACCAGGCAGAACGTGCACGAGAAGGTCGTGCAGGCGCTCACCGCGGCAGGCCTGCCCGATCCGGAGAGGCGCGCGAAGCAGTACCCGCACGAGTTCTCCGGCGGCATGCGACAGCGGGCGCTGATCGCGATCGGCCTCGCCTGCAACCCGCGGCTGCTGATCGCGGATGAGCCGACCAGTGCGCTCGACGTCACGGTGCAGCAGACGATCCTCGACCAGATCGGGGCGATGACACGGGAGCTCGGCACCGCGGTGCTGCTCATCACGCACGACCTCGGTCTCGCGGCCGAGCGCGCGGAGCGGGTCATCGTGATGCATCGAGGGAAGGTGGTCGAGCAGGGGTCTGCGCGGCAGATCCTCGAGGCGCCACAGCATCCGTACACGCAGTCGCTCGTGAAGGCCGCGCCGTCGGTCGCCGCCGCGCGACTGCGACCGGAGGCCTTCCACGTCGAGGAGCGTGATGCCGAGTCGGAGCCGCAGGCAGCGGCCTCCGCCGACAACATCGTCGAGATCGAGAACCTGACCAAGGTGTACCCGGTGCGCGGTCGCGGCGAGGACTTCGTCGCCGTGAAGGACGTCTCGTTGGCGATCCCGCGCGGCGAGACGGTCGCGATCGTGGGCGAGTCCGGGTCAGGCAAGACCACCACCGCACGGATGCTGCTCAAGGTGGTCGAGCCGACCAGCGGTCTCATCCGCTTCGAGGGCAAGGACATCTCCTCGCTGAGCAAGGCAGAGACGCGAGATTTCCGCCAGCGCGTGC
This window harbors:
- a CDS encoding ABC transporter permease gives rise to the protein MSVALPPAQGGGLIDTVAIAQADLKDGPGGFWRDVFRRLRRNPTAWIGAGIVLLFVLVAALAPLIAPYPETALPGAKFITPTHIPGPGELPEFPLGLDRFGGDVLSKLIWGAQASLLIGVISTAMGLVGGMILGLLAGTFGGWVDTLIMRIVDIILSVPNLLLAVSIAAILGQTPYAVMIAIGASQVPIFARLLRASMLQQRSSDYVLSAQTLGLGRGSITMSHVLPNAIGPVIVQGTLTLATAVIDAAALSFLGLGGGRPETAEWGRMLTYAQAELAIAPWLAFLPGICIAVTALGFTLFGEALREAMDPRTRAR
- a CDS encoding ABC transporter ATP-binding protein, with protein sequence MNAKNENHTSGAPLLSVQGLAVDFATMDGVVHAVEGVDLDITAGETVAIVGESGSGKSTTAMAIIGLLSGGGRIASGSIRLDGHEITHASEHELRAIRGRDIGLVPQDPMSNLNPVAKIGTQVAETLLAHGLATRQNVHEKVVQALTAAGLPDPERRAKQYPHEFSGGMRQRALIAIGLACNPRLLIADEPTSALDVTVQQTILDQIGAMTRELGTAVLLITHDLGLAAERAERVIVMHRGKVVEQGSARQILEAPQHPYTQSLVKAAPSVAAARLRPEAFHVEERDAESEPQAAASADNIVEIENLTKVYPVRGRGEDFVAVKDVSLAIPRGETVAIVGESGSGKTTTARMLLKVVEPTSGLIRFEGKDISSLSKAETRDFRQRVQPIFQDPYSSLNPMFTIERLISEPLDFYRRGSGAERRARVRQLLDDVALPSSMLRRYPSELSGGQRQRVAIARALALSPDLIVCDEPVSALDVLVQDQILTLLGDLQREYGLSYLFISHDLAVVRLISDYVCVMKDGELVEAASSEEIFTNARDPYTRRLLASIPGNELNIAS
- a CDS encoding ABC transporter permease, coding for MLRTIGRRLLFLIPTLFGLSILLFAWVRALPGGPAVALLGEKATPEAVARVNELYGFNKPLIEQYFIWVGRLLQGDFGTSIQTNRPVVDEFLRRFPATLELSVMALIFAIGVGIPLGYWAARRHGKFSDHASVVLSLVGITIPVFFLAFILKYIFAVQLGWLPSDGRQNPRIDATHPTGFYVWDGIITGEFDAAWDAILHLVLPALALGTIPLAIIVRITRASVLEVQNADYVRTGRAKGVGSSTLRNRFILRNAMLPVITTIGLQTGLLISGAVLTETVFAFPGIGSFLARAIFTRDFPVLQGFIIFIAIAYALINLAVDVSYSFIDPRVRVQ